One part of the Hirundo rustica isolate bHirRus1 chromosome 11, bHirRus1.pri.v3, whole genome shotgun sequence genome encodes these proteins:
- the LOC120757694 gene encoding cytochrome b-245 light chain, with product MGQIEWAMWANEQALAAGLILLTGGIVAVAGQFKGWYFAAYSIAAGVLVCLLEYPRSKRKKGSTMERCGQKYLTAVVKLFGPLTRNYYIRAVLHATLAVPAGFLLSTILGTVCLGIASGIYLLAAVRGEEWRPIEQKPRERPQVGGTIKQPPSNPPPRPPPDARKKQPEVGGQVNPIPVEAE from the exons ATGGGGCAGATCGAGTGGGCCATGTGGGCGAACGAGCAGGCGCTCGCCGCCGGGCTCA TCCTGCTGACGGGCGGGATCGTGGCCGTGGCGGGGCAGTTCAAGGGCTGGTACTTCGCGGCCTATTCCAT CGCTGCCGGCGTCCTGGTCTGCCTGCTGGAGTATCCCAGGAGCAAACGGAAAAAGGGATCCACCATGGAGAGGTG tGGCCAGAAGTACCTGACGGCCGTGGTGAAGCTGTTCGGGCCCCTCACCAGGAATTACTACATCCGAGCCGTCCTTCACGCCAC cctggctgtccctgccggTTTCCTCCTCTCCACCATCCTGGGCACCGTCTGCCTGGGCATCGCCAGCGGCATCTACCTGCTG GCTGCAGTTCGAGGGGAGGAGTGGAGACCCATCGAGCAGAagccccgggagcggccgcaAGTGGGGGGCACCATCAAGCAGCCCCCCAGCaaccccccgccccggcccccgcccgaCGCCCGCAAGAAGCAGCCGGAGGTGGGGGGGCAGGTGAACCCCATCCCTGTGGAGGCGGAATAA
- the IL17C gene encoding interleukin-17C, with protein LCVLALLAVLGQCRGLRRPAAGSALSPVRCYSGAELGDEAPAHLPGRGPRWDRHVSVQLVPHLEQLEAGGARRRRRHRPHSCPSLSLSAGLRSEPHERSISPWRYRIDEDENRYPRKLAFAECLCSGCVDVKTGRETTSLNSVTIHQTMLVLRRKPCPRPAGPGLVALEVDYIRVPVGCTCVLPRTVR; from the exons ctgtgtgtcctggccctgctggcgGTGCTGGGGCAGTGCCGGGGGCTGCGGCGCCCCGCCGCGGGCTCTGCGCTCTCCCCCGTGCGCTGCTACAGCGGGGCCGAGCTGGGCGACGAGGCTCCGGCGCATCTCCCGGGGCGCGGCCCGCGCTGGGACCGCCACGTGTCGGTGCAGCTGGTGCCGCatctggagcagctggaggccggcggcgcccggcggcggcggcggcaccgcccgCACTCGTGTCCCTCGCTGTCGCTGAGCGCCGGGCTCCGCAGCGAGCCCCACGAGCGCTCCATCTCGCCGTGGCGCTACCG CATCGACGAGGACGAGAACCGCTACCCGCGCAAGCTGGCCTTCGCCGAGTGCCTGTGCAGCGGCTGCGTGGACGTGAAAACCGGCCGGGAGACCACGTCTCTCAACTCGGTGACCATCCACCAGACCATGCTGGTGCTGCGGCGCAAGCCGTGCCCGcggcccgcggggccggggctggtgGCGCTGGAGGTGGATTACATCCGAGTGCCCGTGGGCTGCACCTGCGTCCTGCCCCGCACCGTGCGCTGA